The Chryseobacterium oranimense genome contains the following window.
AGACCTAAATCATTAAGACCTTTTTTGAAATAATTGATATTATCCCATAGCTTATCTTTCCAGAATGGTTCTTCATCAATAAGATCAATGGCTTTTAAGATTCCGAAGGAAGAAGGTGGTGGTGTTACTGAGAAAATATGCTGCCTGGACTGGAACTTAAGGAATGATGCTATTTTTTTGTTAGCAATGGTGTATCCTCCCAGGTTGCCAAAAGTCTTGCTGGATGTTCCTGTTATAAAATCTACCTTATCCAGTAAACCGTCGTCCTCAAGGGCTCCTCTTCCGGTTTCTCCCATAACTCCAACGCCGTGGGCATCATCTACCATGAGATAGGCATTATATTTTTTCACAAGAGCATATATTTCTTTAGCACGTGAAGTATCCCCTTCCTGAGAGTATACTCCATCTACAATAACAAGCTTTGTACGGTACGTATCTTCACATACTTTCAAAATGTGTTCCAAAGCTTCCAAATTATTGTGCGGAAATGTTTTTTTATTTGTAAAAGCACATCCTTCGTGCACGCTGGCATGCACTCCCATGTCCAGAATGGCAATATCTTCTTTCTGCATTAAAATCTGTAAAGTAGCACTGTTAGCTGCATAGCCGGTAGTAAACAATACAACTTCATCTTCATTTCTTCCAAAAAAATCAGCAATCTTTTTTTCTATGGCACTATGGTAATCAAAATATCCGCCGATCAGGGGTGATGCTCCTGTACCTGTTCCGTATTTCTCGATTCCTTCAATAGCTGCCTGTTTTACTTTAGGGTGCTGGGTAAATCCTAAATAATCGCTGGAAACAAAGCTTATATACTCGTTGTTTTGATTTGCTATATCTATATTGAGTGTTGCGTTGCTTCCTGAAGTATTTTTCAGTCTGTAATTCATATGTCCTCTGGACTTCATATGATTCAGAAATTCGTAAAAGTAATCTGCTCTCTGAGCAATATCATAATCAGGGATATTCTCAAAATCTTTAAATGTTGCTGTTGTAAAATCAATGGTCATCCTTAAAGTTGTTAGTTGTTAAATGTTAGTTGTTTGAGTAACAAATATAAGATTATTAGAGTCCGTAAACCTACCTGCCATATTAAAATATCATACTATAGTCTTATATGGATACCACTTATGATGTGACAATCAAATAGCTTAGCTGATCCTAATATCTGTTATATTTTTTTCTATTTATCAGTTATTTATCTGAACCTAAATTTAACAAAAAAGCAATAACAATAAACCACTATTAGTAAATAAATCACAAAAAAAAGACAAATGTTCCACAATTGCCTCATTTCTAAAATATTATTCCCAATTACTGTATCAGAATATAAAAATATCCGAAAGAATTGATACGTAGAAGGTTATTCTGTAATTGTTTTTTTAATGGTCAGAAAGATTCTTTATGGGCATGCCTGCTGTTTTTTCTAAATTGTCCAGGCGTAATTCCTGTCATTTTTTTAAAGAATTTTGAAAAGTTGGAGGGGTCGTAGGTAAACATTCTTGCAATTTCCGCAATGGAAGTTTCTGAATCTGCGATCACCTCTTTAGCTTTATCGATAATTTTTCCGTCATAAAAATAGCACGGGTGCTGCCCTGTCTCTTTTTTCACAGTATCCGTAAGGTGTTTATGGGAAACGGCAAGCTGCCCTGCAATTTCATTCAGCTCCATAAATTCCGGAACAGCTCCGGTTATTACATCATGAATATGTTTTTCAAGAAAATTAAAATACTGCCCGGTGATTTCTTCACTTCTTTTCATTTTAATCAAGATTTATAGAAAGATTTCAATCTATAAAATTAAAGATAAGAATAAAAAAAACATGGTGAACTTTTCGGCATATGGGAAGAGAGAGCTAATAAAAACTATCTTTAAACGCCTGAACAGAATTTTTAACTTTCAGTTTTTCAAGAATATTCTGACGATGCCTGCTTACCGTATTGATGCTTATTGATAAAAATCCTGCTATTTCCTTACTGGCATATCCTTCGCCTACATATTTCAAAATTTCCAGTTCTCTTTTTGAAAGGATATTCTGGTAATCCAGCTTATCTTTTACCATAATTTCCCCTTTAACCATATTGATAATCATAAAACGCGAATCCGGAGATAATGCCCCATCCAAGGCGATCTGATAAAGACACAATGCAAATCTCAGCTTTCCGTTATCAGGTGAATAAATGTAGAACATACGGTGCTTTACAAGCCTATATTCATCATTTTCATCTTTCATCCTTATTGTTGAAAGAACAGAGTAATCCGCCCTTAGCTCCGGATCCATAGCGTCCATTAATTCATAAAACCTCAGTTCATGGATGTATTTTTTGACTCTGTCGTCCGGATGGATCTTTTTAATAATCTCCTCTTCCCATATGGAATGGATCTCTGAGGGATTTTCTGTCATACTCAAACCCAATGTAATGGCTGCTTTAGATTTATATACATAACTTTTATCGGTCTGCATATCGCTTAAAACAGAGATTGCGCCTTCCATCTGTGCATACACCAATGCCCTCTGCCTGTACACTTCAGTATCAAGCTTACATTTTCGGGATGATTTATCTAAAAGTCTGCTGTTCAGTTTTTCTATGATCTCCATAAATGGTTATTTATCAGTATTGATGCAGTATGGGTTTAATTATACTTTTGCTAAAATAATAATTTACCACCATTAAAGAGGATGAAGAGACTGATTTTAAGCTTATGTGCAGTTTTTATGGTTCAGAAAACCTTTGCACAGACTTTGGAAAAAATGAGCTGGTTTAATGAACCGGAGCAATGGGAAATCAAAAACAACAGACTGTCCATGACCGTCACTCCCCAAAGTGATTACTGGAGAATTTCCCACTATGGATTTACGGTAGATGATGCTCCTTTTTATTATACAACCTATGGCGGGGAATTTGAGGCAAAGGTGAAGATCAGCGGGAATTACAAAGCCAGATTTGACCAGATGGGACTTATGCTGAGAACAGATAAAGAGAATTACATCAAGGCAGGTATAGAATTCGTAGATGGAAAGTATAATCTGAGCACTGTAGTTACTCATGGAACAAGTGACTGGAGCGTCATTACACTGGACAAAACCCCTCCCGCAGTATGGATTAAAGCAGTGAGAAGACTTGATGCCGTGGAAATATTTTATTCTTTTGATGATCAGAATTATATCATGATGCGTAATGCTTATCTGCAGGATAATACTCCTGTAATGGTAGGCCTAATGGCTGCCTGTCCGGACGGGAACGGCTTTACAGCGGTTTTTGATGGCTTCAGGGTAAAACATCTCCCCGACCAGCGCAGGTTAAAATGGCTTGAAAACAATAAATAGCGATTGAATTTACATTCAATATACAGTCAATTTTTATTCACCTCCCTTTTCCGGGAGGTTTTTTTATGAGAAATTCCTTACGATATTGAAAATTAGCTTAGCCAGTATTCTAAGGTGATGGAATGATGAGAAAGCAGAATATTTCCATTTTATTGAGGATAAAATTCATAATTCCTGATACGGCTTCTGTTTTTACAGAATAAATTTCATATCATAAATATACCTTATTATAATGATTAATGCGTACAAAATCACTAATTTTACAGCTTAAACCAAATTTGTTTAATTACAAAGACACAAACCACAAAAATGTTGAATGAAAATGTATTCAGTTATTCCCCACTTAAAAAACTTCGGCTTGTATAATGACTATTATTAATCATTTTCCGTACTAATCAAACGGAAAGCATAGATCATTGATGTATTTATGAAAGCCCGGACATTGTTTTTTGTAATATTGTTTTCGAACATTTACAAACAGCGTCATCTTTTTACGTTTTATATTATTAGCAGCGGACTTCTACGAATAAGGGCAAGAACCGTTGTTAAGGTATGCCGTGATCTTCTGCCAGGCTTTGCCGGAAATGAAGCATCTAATGGGTATATTCCATTTTATATTATTAAAAAAAAACTAACTACAATAACCGCCGATACGGGAAAAGAAATACCTGTTGAAAAGATGAATGACCATATCAGCCTGTCTAACCATCCAAAGTTTGAAAATCCTGATTTTAAAAGGAAAAACCCTGGAGCCGGCTATCCATCGTTTCACATCAAATTCAGGCAAAACCGCCCCGAAAAAACTATCGCTGAAACAACTCTTATTAAAACCTATTTATATGAATGAAAGAATCTTAATTGCTGATGATCACTATGTAGTAAGAGCAGGTACTGCTTTAGTACTAGAGTCTGTTTATCCAAAACCCAATATAGATTTTGCAGAGAATTATGACCAGGTAAAGGAGCATATATCCAACCATGATTATGACCTTCTTCTTCTTGATATTGATATGCCCGGAACACAGTACAAAAAAATGGTCTCTGAGCTTAAAGGTATTCAGAAAAACCTGAAAATTCTTGTTTTTTCAGGACACGGCAAGGATGTAGCCATACAGTATATCCGGGAAGGCGCCGAGGGCTATCTTAATAAGCAGAGCAGCAAAGAAGAGATCAGGGAAGCAGTAAAATCTGTCATTCAGAAAGGATACTACTACCCCAGTGAGCTGATCGGGCTGATCGTTCAGAATAAAAAAAGCAATCCTTCAGAAAAACTTTCTACCCGGGAATATGAAATTTTTCAACTGCTGGCCAAGGGATCGGGAAACCTGGAGATCAGCAATAAACTGGACATCCAGATGTCTACCGTAAGCACCTATAAAAAAAGGATCTTTAAAAAACTTAATGTTTCCAATATTGCGGAGCTGATCAAGGTGTATGAAACGATGCACTAGGAAAGACTATCAGATAAAATGGACGATAATAATCTGTTTAATAAGTAATTGATTAAGGTATTTCCACAATTAAAAAAATATAAGGTAATTTACCGGACTCAAATTTTTGATAAAAAGTACGGTATTGTAAATGTATAGCATGGATTTAACTGAAAAAGCGGATAAAGGTAGCCGGCGTTTCCGGTATATAAAGCTTTGTATTTTCTTTTCAGGGCTTTCTGTCTTTGCCCAGCTTTATCTTTTTCAGCCTATACTTCCCACTGTTTCTGAATATTTCAAAACAACTGCCGGCGACAGCTCTCTTCTGGTATCTTCTTCCACTATCGGAATGGCCATCGGACTGCTGTTTTTTGCTTTTAAGGCGGACAGTTATTCAAGGAAGGGGCTGATGACTTTTTCATTGGTATCTTCTGCAGTACTTACCATTATTTCAGCATGGATGCCGAGCCTCAGCCTGCTTATTGCAACTGGTATTTTAAAAGGCTTTGTCGTATCCGGCGTTTCTGCAATAGCCCTCGCCTACCTTACTGAAGAAGTGCATGCTTCTGTGGTGGGACTTGCGATCAGCATGTACCTTAGCGGCAATACTATCGGGGGAATGAGCGGAAGAATAATGGCTACCATCCTGGCGGGTGAACTGGGTTGGCGCAATGCTGTTCTTATTATAGGTATAGAAAGCCTGATACTGGGTCTTATTTTCTGGAAACTGTTTCCGGAATCCAGATTTTTTAATCCTCAGCAAACGGATTATTCCCTGAAGGTAAAGCAGATGAAAAAATTCCTTACGGATTCTTACATGCTTCGCTTGTATTTTATTGCTGCACTGCTGATGGGCTCATTCGTCAGTGTTTACAATTATTTATCTTTCAGGCTGGAAGCTGCACCGTTTTCTTTAAGCCACTTTGTCATTGCCTTTATATTTTTAATGTACATTTTCGGAGTGTTCGGGACTATGATCACGAGCAGGCTTTCCAAAAGATTCAGCAGCCGTCTTATATTGAAGGCTTCGGTTCTTTTTATGCTTGCGGGTACTGCCCTTTTGCTGTCGGGCAAAATTTATATTATTATTTTCGGGCTTGGATTGTTTACTCTTTCTTTTTTTGCGGCACATACTATGGCCAGCCAGATGGCTGCACTTCATGCCAGGCAGGGTAAGTCATCGGCAACCTCTATTTACTGGCTTTTTTATTATTTCGGGTCCAGTATTCTCGGAACCGGTACAGGGTACATTCTCCATGCAAGTTCATGGAATACTTTCATCTTTTTACTCCTTTTTTCTGTAGGAATTTCTTTTTTACTCGCCACAAAGAACAAAAATTAGAATTGTTAAATTTCTTTAACAAAAAACAGATACCACATAGATACCACGCTACATTCCTTCATATTCATTAATTTAACAAAATAGATGGATAATTTTAACATAAAATTAATTATTGATACTAAAAATCAATAAAATACCCAAAACTTATAAATATTACCGGCATGCTGGGCATAGTATTTGCACTTAATTAAGAACTATCTATCACACCTTTCTAAACTCACAATATTATGAATGCAGCAGATCTTAAAATCAAAAACTTAGTTGAATACAAAAACCAAATTTACACCATCACTGAAATATTTCAGGGTACAAGTCAAGATTACTTTGTAAAAATAGAAAATGACATCCAAAGTATTTCAGTCCCGGCAGATTCTATCAAACCTATCCAGATAACGGAAGAATGGCTTGAAAAACTTGGCTTTTTACGGACATACAGTTCAGAACAAAGAATCCGGTATGAAAGACCTGAAACATTTATCAAATACGATATTGACCTGAGTTCAAAAAAAATACTGGAAGGACTGAAAATATATGGCAATTCCATCAGATGTAAATATATTCATGAGTTTCAGAATATCTTTTCATGTCTTTTCGGAAAAGAGCCTTCAACATCTAATTTTGGACTATTGAAAACCGAGTCTTAGTTATTATTTTTGTTTATTATTTATAAGAGGAAACCGCTGCAAAAAGCAGCGGTTTCGATTTTTTATATAGCCAGCGTTTTTTCCATATCCGTCTTCTGTAGCTGTTGCCCCGATTGTTTTTGAAGCCGTTTAATTTTGGCATTTTCACGCTGCTGCTTTCGGAAATCCCAGGGAGAAACTGCTTTTTTATCCTGCCAAAGGCCAAGTCCTTTAATTTTTGCTGCTTCCTGCATTTTTCCTAAGTCTGTATTTTTAGAATAAGAATAATACCACCATCCGTATCCGGCTTTTATAATCTCTGCTGAAAGATATTTTCCATTGTCATAGTATACTTTGGCTACCGAACGCCCGTAACGGTCCTTATCTGTTTCTGTAAATGTGATCTGCCTGGCGAAAACCTGATCGGATGTAAACTTTTTAGCATTTTTACCGAACGGTTGCCTGTTTTCGGGGCAATCTACTTCTGCCAGCCGGAGCTTTTTCTGTACATTTCCGTCCAATAAAACAGTAATGGTATCTCCGTCTGAAATTCCAACTACCTTAGCTGTTGTCTGTGAGAAAAATAAAACGGGAAAACATAATAATGCGGGAAGAAGTATTCTCATGGTGCGAAATTATGTATTTCTATTCGAAAAAGGGCAGCCAGACTGGATGTTTTATTAGGTTTCTCTCCAAAAAAACAAGGCCAGGATTTCTGAAATAAAAAAAGGAGGCTGCTGCCTCCTTCTTTCTGTATAAAATGATCCGCAAAGATCAGATTGACTTCTTTATATTAATTTGTGTTTTTATAATAATTTTTTTCCAAGAAGTTCTTTTAAGATCATCTATACACTTATATTTATTTTCATCATTTGTGTTTTGTAAAATTCATCATTTGTAATAAATCTGGAAATATTTTCAATGAATACCCTTCTTTTATTTAATTAATTTCACTGAGACAAAGTAACGACATATTATGATAAGTTTACTATAATCCGAATCGATATATATCGATAACAACTAAGATATTTATCACGGGAAAGCTTTAAAAAGAACAGCTGTTATTTCGGAACAGCCAGGTAAATTTTCACCTAATAAAAAAGGAGGCTAAAGCCTCCCTTTTTATTGTACAAATGATCTACAAAGATCAAGTTAACTTCTCTATATTAATTTGTGTTTTTTTAATAATTTCCTTTCAAGAAGTTACTTTAAGATCATGCATACACTTATATTTATCTCATCATCTTGTGTGTTATAAAATTCACCAACCGGAAATCAAAACCAAAAAATATTTCCATAGAATATATTCTTTCAGTTGGTTAATTTTATTAAAACAAAGTAACAACATTATATGATAAGGTTCCTCATAAATTGCATCGATATATATCGACAAAGATGTAGATATTTATCTACTATCAGGAATAATTAAAGTCAGTTCATTTAATAAAATTCTATTTCAATCATCAAAACATGAACGGTTTTTAAATAGTATTTTAAAATAAAAAAGGAGGCTAAAGCCTCCCCTTTTTTCTGTATAAAAATGATCTACAAAGACCAAGTTAACTTCTCTATATTAATTTGTGTTTTTTTAATAATTTGCTTTCAAGAAGTTCTTTTAAGATCATGTATACACTTATATTTATCTCATCATTTTTGTGTGTTATAAAACTGATCAATTTAGCAGACCGGAGTCTTTTTCATTTGATTAATTTCATTGAGACAAAGTAACGACATATTATGATAAGTTACCCAACAAATCACATCGATATATATCGATAAAGCTGTAGATATTTATCGAAAAAACTTCGATTTAAAAAGAAAACAAGGATTATAAAACTTTATATTTTGTGATGCGTATTGATAAGGTCGATCAGCTCGACAAGATTCTCAATTTTCAATTTATCAAAAATATTTTTCTTGATCGTACTTACGGTGTTTTGCTTGATATCCAGGCTATTTGCAATTTCCAGATTTCCGTGCCCTTCTGCATACATTTCTGCAATCTGCAGCTCTCTTTTCGTTAAACGGCTGAGAGGGTTAATTAAATCCGGATTCTGAACCAGCTGCAACATTAAGTTCCGGGAAAGCGGAGAAAAATATTCACCTTTCTGTACAATATCTGAAATTGCCTGTCTTATTTCTGCCTCTTCACTTAATTTACTTACATATCCACTGGCTCCGGCTTTGATAAATTTAAGCACATGCAGTTCTTCTTCAAGGCCTGTGAAAACCAATATTTTAATATCAGGATTGGCCATTTTCATCAGGGGTACAATATGCAGACTGTTCCCGTCTGGAAAATGAGCATCGATGACAGCTATTTCTACTCCGTTTGCTTTTATCATCTCCACAATCTGCTGTGAAGATGAAGTTTGATAAATTTTAGAATTCGGAACAACCTCATCAATCAGGATCGCCATTCCCTGACGTACGATGCTATGATCATCCGCTAAAAGAAATACAATCTCATTATTTTCATTTGGTTCTCCCATTGTTATTTACTTAAGTTTAAATTAATTCTGAATGTTACTTTTGTTCCTTTATAGAGCTTGCTTGAAACTGAAATGTCCCCGTTGAAAAGCTCTATAATTTCTTTACATAAGTTCAATCCCAACCCTGCACCAAAATTATCTATCTTATCAGAAATCATGCCTTGATAATATGGTTCAAAGATTTTTTCAAGATCAGACTCGGAAATCCCTACCCCTGTATCGCTTATTGTAGTGATGAGAGAAATATTATTTTCATCTATTTTCTCGGTATCCATGGTAAGATCAATCTGTCCGTTTTCCGTGAACTTGTTGGCATTTCCCAGAATATTCATAAATATCTGGTTAATTTTTATGTAGTCCGAATTAACAATCAGATTGTCAGGAATCCTGTCGGTGACCAGAAACTTATTATTTCTTGTTTCTATATAAGGCGTAATTGCTTTGACAATAGAAGTAATTTCGTCTTTAAGATTAAAAACTGTCTTGACAAGTTTTTTTTCTGCTTCCTGGTTTTTTGTGTACTCCAGAATCTGGGTAGACTGTATAAGCAGGGTGTTGTTTGTAAATTTTATTGATTTAAGGTAATCTTTTGTGGTTTCATCTGCTGTGGTCCTGTTGATTTTGTCAATAAAAATATTAACAATCTTCAGAGGTGACATCAGTTCGTGGCTTAGCATACCAAGAATTCTGTTTTTGAAGCTAAGGCTCTTTTTAATTTCCTTATTCGCTGCATTTAGCTTCATTTCATAAATGAATGCAAGTCTCGTTAAATACATGATCAGGATGGATACTACAAACATCAGGATCATCAGTCCAAGTACAAGATAGGTTCTGATTCTGTTGTTATTAGAGCTTTGTTCATTATATTCTTTTTCCAGTTCAGATTTAAAATCCTTAATGGCTTTTTCGTACACATTGATCAGTCTGTTGCTGTAAACCAACAACTTAGTAAAATTACCATAAAACCTTATACTTTCCCGCTGGCTCTGAGCCATGGATTGCTGATTCTGAACGGTAGAGAGCTGTATTTTTTTGACTTCAGTAGTATAATACCTATTCATGGATTTTGCCAGGCTATCCATCCTTAACTTTATTTTGGAAAGATTGGCCGGCTTTTTATTGGTCATGGTAATGACGGTACTT
Protein-coding sequences here:
- a CDS encoding aminotransferase class I/II-fold pyridoxal phosphate-dependent enzyme, with amino-acid sequence MTIDFTTATFKDFENIPDYDIAQRADYFYEFLNHMKSRGHMNYRLKNTSGSNATLNIDIANQNNEYISFVSSDYLGFTQHPKVKQAAIEGIEKYGTGTGASPLIGGYFDYHSAIEKKIADFFGRNEDEVVLFTTGYAANSATLQILMQKEDIAILDMGVHASVHEGCAFTNKKTFPHNNLEALEHILKVCEDTYRTKLVIVDGVYSQEGDTSRAKEIYALVKKYNAYLMVDDAHGVGVMGETGRGALEDDGLLDKVDFITGTSSKTFGNLGGYTIANKKIASFLKFQSRQHIFSVTPPPSSFGILKAIDLIDEEPFWKDKLWDNINYFKKGLNDLGLDTGITCSAIIPVKIGDQNKMWDIGRILLEAGVYTNPIMYPAVARKDARIRMTVTARHEKEHLDKTLNVFDDINKKLHIAKK
- a CDS encoding helix-turn-helix domain-containing protein; translation: MKRSEEITGQYFNFLEKHIHDVITGAVPEFMELNEIAGQLAVSHKHLTDTVKKETGQHPCYFYDGKIIDKAKEVIADSETSIAEIARMFTYDPSNFSKFFKKMTGITPGQFRKNSRHAHKESF
- a CDS encoding LuxR family transcriptional regulator; this encodes MEIIEKLNSRLLDKSSRKCKLDTEVYRQRALVYAQMEGAISVLSDMQTDKSYVYKSKAAITLGLSMTENPSEIHSIWEEEIIKKIHPDDRVKKYIHELRFYELMDAMDPELRADYSVLSTIRMKDENDEYRLVKHRMFYIYSPDNGKLRFALCLYQIALDGALSPDSRFMIINMVKGEIMVKDKLDYQNILSKRELEILKYVGEGYASKEIAGFLSISINTVSRHRQNILEKLKVKNSVQAFKDSFY
- a CDS encoding DUF1349 domain-containing protein, yielding MKRLILSLCAVFMVQKTFAQTLEKMSWFNEPEQWEIKNNRLSMTVTPQSDYWRISHYGFTVDDAPFYYTTYGGEFEAKVKISGNYKARFDQMGLMLRTDKENYIKAGIEFVDGKYNLSTVVTHGTSDWSVITLDKTPPAVWIKAVRRLDAVEIFYSFDDQNYIMMRNAYLQDNTPVMVGLMAACPDGNGFTAVFDGFRVKHLPDQRRLKWLENNK
- a CDS encoding response regulator transcription factor gives rise to the protein MNERILIADDHYVVRAGTALVLESVYPKPNIDFAENYDQVKEHISNHDYDLLLLDIDMPGTQYKKMVSELKGIQKNLKILVFSGHGKDVAIQYIREGAEGYLNKQSSKEEIREAVKSVIQKGYYYPSELIGLIVQNKKSNPSEKLSTREYEIFQLLAKGSGNLEISNKLDIQMSTVSTYKKRIFKKLNVSNIAELIKVYETMH
- a CDS encoding MFS transporter, which encodes MDLTEKADKGSRRFRYIKLCIFFSGLSVFAQLYLFQPILPTVSEYFKTTAGDSSLLVSSSTIGMAIGLLFFAFKADSYSRKGLMTFSLVSSAVLTIISAWMPSLSLLIATGILKGFVVSGVSAIALAYLTEEVHASVVGLAISMYLSGNTIGGMSGRIMATILAGELGWRNAVLIIGIESLILGLIFWKLFPESRFFNPQQTDYSLKVKQMKKFLTDSYMLRLYFIAALLMGSFVSVYNYLSFRLEAAPFSLSHFVIAFIFLMYIFGVFGTMITSRLSKRFSSRLILKASVLFMLAGTALLLSGKIYIIIFGLGLFTLSFFAAHTMASQMAALHARQGKSSATSIYWLFYYFGSSILGTGTGYILHASSWNTFIFLLLFSVGISFLLATKNKN
- a CDS encoding thermonuclease family protein translates to MRILLPALLCFPVLFFSQTTAKVVGISDGDTITVLLDGNVQKKLRLAEVDCPENRQPFGKNAKKFTSDQVFARQITFTETDKDRYGRSVAKVYYDNGKYLSAEIIKAGYGWWYYSYSKNTDLGKMQEAAKIKGLGLWQDKKAVSPWDFRKQQRENAKIKRLQKQSGQQLQKTDMEKTLAI
- a CDS encoding response regulator transcription factor; translated protein: MGEPNENNEIVFLLADDHSIVRQGMAILIDEVVPNSKIYQTSSSQQIVEMIKANGVEIAVIDAHFPDGNSLHIVPLMKMANPDIKILVFTGLEEELHVLKFIKAGASGYVSKLSEEAEIRQAISDIVQKGEYFSPLSRNLMLQLVQNPDLINPLSRLTKRELQIAEMYAEGHGNLEIANSLDIKQNTVSTIKKNIFDKLKIENLVELIDLINTHHKI
- a CDS encoding sensor histidine kinase KdpD; translated protein: MNEKKLKFIKSQLEESRVLGGLTDNSRKDFMDAQNYLQKYMISQDDKDLKLYFQSLRKLNDNFEKINDYGDINPGLKSRLAQQKKDTVKIVKLKTIIDSVYQTSSKPPVQAVPDQQFELESYKNKDNFEDLNIQTQTYSDTIKKKGLMGRLRDAISGKVDVQKESTVITMTNKKPANLSKIKLRMDSLAKSMNRYYTTEVKKIQLSTVQNQQSMAQSQRESIRFYGNFTKLLVYSNRLINVYEKAIKDFKSELEKEYNEQSSNNNRIRTYLVLGLMILMFVVSILIMYLTRLAFIYEMKLNAANKEIKKSLSFKNRILGMLSHELMSPLKIVNIFIDKINRTTADETTKDYLKSIKFTNNTLLIQSTQILEYTKNQEAEKKLVKTVFNLKDEITSIVKAITPYIETRNNKFLVTDRIPDNLIVNSDYIKINQIFMNILGNANKFTENGQIDLTMDTEKIDENNISLITTISDTGVGISESDLEKIFEPYYQGMISDKIDNFGAGLGLNLCKEIIELFNGDISVSSKLYKGTKVTFRINLNLSK